A genomic window from Brevibacillus agri includes:
- a CDS encoding PspC domain-containing protein, with protein MERRLYRSSQDKRLFGVCGGIAQFLRVDSTLVRVGVVILTVCTGIPILLYILLAMIMPKEPHWAYAGDGFGMYDAPMAGRARMNDLDSEIDRLEKRALVQEVYRLREELSKYKGL; from the coding sequence ATGGAAAGACGTCTATATCGCTCTTCGCAAGATAAACGATTGTTTGGGGTTTGTGGAGGGATCGCCCAGTTTTTGCGCGTGGACTCGACGCTCGTGCGCGTAGGGGTCGTCATTTTGACCGTTTGCACGGGAATCCCGATTTTGCTCTACATCCTTTTGGCGATGATTATGCCAAAAGAACCGCACTGGGCTTACGCGGGTGACGGGTTCGGCATGTACGATGCTCCGATGGCAGGACGTGCGCGCATGAACGACCTCGATTCTGAAATCGATCGCCTGGAAAAGCGGGCGCTGGTGCAGGAAGTTTATCGCCTGCGGGAAGAACTGAGCAAGTACAAAGGCTTGTAA